In Mangrovivirga cuniculi, the following proteins share a genomic window:
- a CDS encoding sensor histidine kinase has protein sequence MNIKDTLSIRFIKKLMLTFFFLIILMGSIYVFFSFYFTSKLYDETTQKLNANVANHLIEEKFKDQAPFLPDGSVNKELFGDIMHDMMAVNRSIEVYLLDKSGTILYSVVLDHSDPDAPSQKVDVNPIKKFISTNGSSYITGDDPRNINKKKIFSAAEFNVDGREGYIYIVLEGREQEAVYGSLVTGYFTRMSIGATIITMILTLIVGFAALYYLTRNLRNITNTVKRFSEGDYKIRIQNAENSDLSVLATNFNSMADTIVRNMEEIKSVDNLRRELIANVSHDLRTPLSIMKGYVETLQIKKESLSDSDKENYLMIIQESSDKLSNLITQLFEYSKLESKQIEPEKEPFGITDLAMDIINKFKLKAESKNIEISIEKTSEQLPMVFADISLVERAIQNLVENALKFTPENGQIKLLLSRTDDGVKVTIADSGPGMSEKEQAIVFDRYRQTENNVRQEGVGLGLAIVKKIMELHDTAISIKSGPGKGSAFSFNLKSYQQISGA, from the coding sequence ATGAATATCAAAGACACACTTTCGATTCGGTTTATAAAAAAATTGATGCTAACCTTTTTCTTCCTGATCATCCTGATGGGAAGTATTTACGTCTTTTTTTCCTTCTATTTTACTTCTAAACTCTATGATGAAACGACTCAAAAGCTAAACGCTAATGTTGCAAATCACCTGATAGAAGAAAAATTCAAAGATCAAGCTCCATTTTTACCCGACGGAAGCGTAAATAAAGAATTATTTGGTGACATCATGCATGATATGATGGCTGTTAACAGATCTATTGAAGTTTACCTTCTCGATAAATCAGGAACTATATTGTATTCTGTAGTGCTTGATCATTCTGACCCCGATGCTCCTTCACAAAAAGTAGATGTGAATCCTATCAAAAAGTTTATTTCTACAAATGGCAGCAGTTATATTACCGGCGATGATCCCAGAAATATAAATAAAAAGAAAATCTTCTCCGCAGCAGAATTTAATGTCGATGGACGTGAGGGTTATATCTACATAGTACTTGAGGGCCGTGAGCAGGAAGCCGTTTATGGGTCTTTAGTTACAGGATATTTCACCCGAATGAGTATTGGAGCAACAATAATAACCATGATTTTAACTCTTATTGTAGGCTTTGCTGCTCTTTATTATCTCACACGAAATTTAAGAAACATAACTAATACAGTTAAAAGATTTTCTGAAGGAGATTATAAAATCAGAATTCAAAATGCTGAAAACTCTGATCTTTCTGTACTCGCTACAAACTTTAATTCGATGGCGGATACGATAGTTAGAAACATGGAGGAAATAAAGTCTGTGGATAATTTAAGGCGGGAATTAATAGCAAATGTATCTCATGATCTTAGAACCCCACTTTCTATTATGAAAGGTTATGTGGAAACACTACAAATCAAAAAAGAATCGCTGAGTGACTCCGATAAAGAAAATTATTTAATGATAATCCAGGAGAGTTCCGACAAACTTTCAAATCTTATTACTCAACTTTTCGAATATTCAAAACTTGAATCTAAGCAGATAGAGCCCGAAAAGGAACCATTTGGAATCACTGATCTCGCCATGGATATTATCAATAAATTTAAACTCAAGGCAGAAAGTAAAAACATTGAAATTTCCATAGAGAAAACCTCTGAACAATTGCCAATGGTGTTTGCCGACATTAGCCTGGTAGAACGAGCTATTCAAAACCTCGTAGAAAATGCACTCAAATTTACCCCTGAAAATGGTCAAATTAAGCTTTTACTCTCCAGAACTGATGATGGAGTAAAAGTAACAATTGCTGATTCAGGTCCGGGTATGAGTGAAAAGGAACAAGCTATTGTTTTTGACAGGTACAGACAAACAGAAAATAATGTCAGGCAGGAAGGCGTAGGTTTGGGTCTTGCTATAGTCAAAAAAATAATGGAATTACATGATACTGCTATAAGCATAAAATCAGGACCCGGAAAAGGCAGTGCTTTCAGCTTTAATTTAAAATCTTATCAACAGATATCAGGTGCCTGA
- a CDS encoding response regulator transcription factor, whose amino-acid sequence MKKVLVIEDDPEIVNLLEIHLKDLNCEVLKAYDGNTGVDKALSHDPDLIILDLSLPEKDGLNVCREVRAHQGTPIIMLTAKSEEIDRVLGLEMGADDYITKPFSIREFIARVKAIFRRTKMIEDRITSPESKTFRFDELTIDIEKRKVIVRNDKVELSPKEFELLTLMAAHPGRSYSRSDLLKLIWGYDFDGYEHTVNSHINRLRAKIEPDMNNPKYIKTTWGIGYKFNEEVTI is encoded by the coding sequence ATGAAAAAGGTACTGGTCATTGAAGACGATCCCGAGATAGTCAATTTACTTGAAATACATCTTAAGGACCTCAATTGTGAGGTATTAAAAGCTTATGATGGTAATACAGGTGTCGATAAAGCTCTATCTCATGATCCGGATCTCATCATTCTTGATTTAAGTCTTCCGGAAAAAGATGGTTTGAATGTCTGTAGAGAAGTCCGGGCACATCAGGGCACACCAATTATTATGCTTACAGCCAAATCTGAAGAAATTGATAGGGTCCTGGGCCTTGAAATGGGTGCTGATGATTACATTACCAAACCTTTTAGTATCCGTGAGTTCATCGCAAGAGTAAAAGCAATATTTCGCCGGACAAAAATGATCGAAGACAGAATAACCAGTCCGGAATCCAAAACTTTTCGTTTTGATGAGCTTACAATCGATATTGAAAAACGAAAAGTAATAGTAAGAAATGATAAGGTCGAATTATCTCCAAAAGAATTTGAACTCCTGACCCTTATGGCTGCTCATCCCGGCAGAAGTTATTCAAGGTCTGATCTGCTTAAACTAATCTGGGGATATGATTTTGATGGTTATGAGCATACCGTTAATTCTCATATTAATCGGTTAAGAGCCAAGATCGAACCTGACATGAACAACCCTAAATATATAAAAACCACATGGGGGATCGGTTATAAGTTTAACGAAGAAGTAACAATATGA
- a CDS encoding mechanosensitive ion channel family protein, whose product MFEKIRNSFNEQISIYYEELVEIIPKLTVAIILFLVFYFVARGIKRIIGPRLQKRIQDFVMAKFITDIIFYTIFLIGILVFLRVMGYGNVIIGIFSGAGVVAIVFGFAFKDIGENFIAGLIMAFNRPFKHGDLIQIGDQKGRVQEMSLRLTRIKTYDGKDVYIPNARIIKDNLINYTVDGYLRYEIPLGIDYGSNLGKVAEIILKTLEEVDGVLKEPKPTVYLTEYGSNTANLVYTIWVDLFDTKHRRFDIKTDAMRRVWNALDESGFNMPGNILELKNYDSQPFELKTASTDK is encoded by the coding sequence ATGTTCGAAAAGATTCGTAATTCATTTAACGAGCAAATCAGTATCTACTATGAAGAATTGGTAGAAATCATTCCAAAACTCACTGTTGCTATAATCCTCTTCCTGGTGTTTTATTTTGTAGCCAGGGGAATTAAACGAATTATCGGACCCCGACTTCAAAAGCGGATACAGGATTTTGTGATGGCTAAATTCATCACAGATATAATCTTTTATACAATATTCCTTATTGGTATCCTGGTTTTCCTTCGGGTGATGGGTTACGGCAATGTGATCATTGGTATTTTTTCAGGAGCAGGGGTAGTTGCAATAGTATTTGGCTTCGCTTTTAAAGATATTGGCGAAAATTTCATAGCAGGACTGATAATGGCATTCAATCGTCCTTTCAAGCATGGCGATTTAATTCAGATTGGTGATCAAAAAGGACGGGTTCAGGAAATGAGTTTAAGATTAACTCGGATCAAAACTTATGACGGAAAAGATGTATATATTCCAAATGCACGAATCATAAAAGATAATCTCATTAATTACACAGTAGATGGTTATCTCAGATATGAGATCCCACTTGGAATTGATTACGGCTCGAACCTCGGTAAAGTAGCAGAGATAATCCTTAAAACTCTTGAAGAAGTTGATGGAGTGCTTAAAGAGCCAAAACCCACGGTCTACCTTACAGAATATGGTTCGAATACTGCAAACCTGGTTTATACGATCTGGGTCGACCTCTTTGATACAAAACACAGGAGATTTGACATAAAAACAGATGCAATGCGGAGGGTTTGGAATGCCCTAGATGAATCCGGTTTTAATATGCCTGGCAATATTCTTGAGTTGAAAAATTATGATTCTCAGCCTTTTGAACTTAAAACCGCAAGTACTGATAAATAA
- a CDS encoding carbonic anhydrase, which translates to MDIKQIFKNNESWIKEKLNVDSDYFDNLAKGQSPEILYIGCSDSRVTAEELMGLGPGDVFVHRNIANVVSNLDISSASVINYAVSHLKVNHVVVCGHYYCGGVKAAMDSADLGILNPWLRNIRDVYRLHQEELDGIHDEEERYKRLVELNVQEQCVNVLKTADVQVANKDRGIQVHGWVFDIKTGKLIDLEIDFKKILDEIMEIYNLD; encoded by the coding sequence ATGGACATAAAGCAAATATTTAAAAACAACGAATCCTGGATCAAGGAAAAATTGAATGTTGATTCTGATTATTTTGATAACCTGGCAAAAGGTCAAAGCCCTGAGATTTTATACATAGGCTGTTCTGACAGTCGTGTTACGGCTGAAGAACTTATGGGATTAGGCCCTGGGGATGTCTTTGTTCATAGAAATATAGCTAACGTAGTGTCCAACTTAGACATAAGCAGTGCCTCAGTTATAAACTATGCTGTTTCTCATCTTAAAGTCAACCACGTAGTGGTTTGTGGTCATTATTATTGTGGCGGGGTTAAAGCAGCAATGGATTCAGCCGATCTTGGAATATTGAATCCTTGGTTAAGAAATATTCGGGATGTTTACAGACTACATCAAGAAGAACTGGACGGTATTCATGACGAAGAAGAAAGATATAAAAGGCTGGTAGAATTGAATGTTCAGGAACAATGTGTAAATGTTCTTAAAACTGCAGATGTTCAGGTAGCTAACAAAGATAGAGGCATTCAGGTTCACGGATGGGTTTTTGATATCAAGACCGGTAAACTTATTGACCTTGAAATCGACTTCAAAAAAATTCTGGATGAAATAATGGAAATTTATAATCTGGATTAA
- a CDS encoding SRPBCC family protein, translating into MKSIEKSILIAEKRSSVFKTLLTPSDIIKWWEADYAMIQPQREGYYIVSWGKDIDNPEYTSVAEIKDFIINESFKLENYKYSADGSMPDFSRGFTVVFKLYDHDNHTLLTVEHHGFPENEKGNEFYNACVKGWNDTLNNIKSYIED; encoded by the coding sequence ATGAAATCTATTGAAAAATCTATTCTGATAGCAGAAAAGCGATCTTCTGTATTTAAAACTTTATTAACGCCTTCTGACATTATAAAATGGTGGGAAGCAGATTATGCAATGATTCAACCTCAAAGGGAAGGCTATTACATAGTTTCATGGGGAAAAGATATAGATAATCCAGAATATACCAGTGTTGCTGAAATAAAAGATTTCATAATTAATGAATCGTTTAAGTTAGAAAATTATAAATACTCTGCAGATGGAAGCATGCCTGATTTTAGTCGGGGCTTTACGGTAGTTTTTAAATTATACGATCATGATAACCATACCCTTTTAACTGTTGAACATCATGGCTTTCCGGAAAATGAGAAAGGAAATGAATTTTATAATGCTTGCGTAAAGGGCTGGAATGATACCCTTAACAACATCAAAAGTTATATTGAAGACTAA
- a CDS encoding NAD(P)/FAD-dependent oxidoreductase, with amino-acid sequence MVKELSLKLPPHLAYQEEELKKIVSSETGFDIKNIEFLIRKRSIDARRKQIVINVNLEVYINEPAPDPVPTPKEYQDATGKPEVVIVGAGPAGLFAALRAIELGYRPIVFERGKDVRTRRRDLAAINKHDIVNPESNYCFGEGGAGTYSDGKLYTRSKKRGDIMRILEILVAHGARENILYEAHPHIGTNKLPPLVASLRESILKAGGEIHFETKVVDFILDKGRMKGVVTEEGNSFEGIGVVLATGHSARDIFILLHKRNIEIEFKPFALGVRIEHDQELIDSMQYHAKSRGPYLPPAAYSIKTQVDLKSGRHGVFSFCMCPGGFIVPSATAPGEQVVNGMSPSRRDGRYANSGMVVTVSENDLAEYHEHGPLKGMAFQSEVEKKAFKTGGESQKAPAQRMVDFVNRKVSPTLRDTSYQPGLVSSDLREYLPDFVSESLRQGFLNFKRKMPAYFTNSAQLIGVESRTSSPVRIPRDKETLEHINVKALYPCGEGAGYAGGIMSAAMDGERCVEKLIESYG; translated from the coding sequence ATGGTTAAAGAATTATCATTAAAACTACCACCTCATCTGGCATATCAGGAGGAGGAGTTAAAAAAGATCGTTTCATCTGAAACAGGGTTTGATATTAAAAATATTGAATTTCTAATCAGGAAAAGATCGATAGATGCACGTAGAAAGCAAATAGTTATTAATGTAAACCTGGAAGTTTATATTAATGAGCCCGCTCCCGATCCTGTTCCAACGCCAAAAGAATATCAGGATGCTACTGGCAAACCAGAAGTTGTTATTGTCGGTGCCGGTCCGGCAGGCCTTTTTGCTGCTTTAAGAGCGATCGAATTAGGTTATCGACCAATCGTTTTCGAAAGAGGCAAAGATGTCAGGACCCGAAGGCGAGATCTGGCAGCTATAAATAAGCATGATATTGTAAATCCCGAGAGTAATTATTGCTTTGGAGAAGGTGGTGCAGGGACCTATTCCGATGGCAAGTTATATACCAGGAGTAAAAAAAGAGGAGATATTATGAGGATTCTGGAGATCCTTGTTGCTCATGGAGCACGAGAAAATATCCTTTACGAAGCACATCCTCATATTGGAACTAATAAATTGCCTCCACTTGTTGCCTCACTAAGAGAAAGTATTTTAAAAGCTGGCGGTGAAATTCATTTTGAAACTAAGGTTGTAGATTTTATTCTTGATAAAGGAAGAATGAAAGGAGTGGTTACCGAGGAAGGTAATTCTTTTGAGGGAATAGGCGTTGTGCTGGCTACAGGTCATTCAGCAAGAGATATATTTATTTTGTTACATAAAAGAAATATAGAAATTGAATTTAAGCCTTTTGCTTTAGGAGTCAGGATAGAACACGACCAGGAATTGATAGATAGCATGCAGTATCATGCGAAAAGCAGAGGTCCATATTTACCACCGGCTGCATACAGTATTAAAACCCAGGTTGATCTTAAATCAGGCAGACATGGAGTGTTTAGTTTTTGCATGTGCCCGGGTGGATTTATAGTGCCATCTGCGACAGCTCCCGGGGAACAAGTAGTAAACGGAATGAGTCCAAGTAGAAGAGACGGGCGGTATGCAAACTCAGGAATGGTTGTTACTGTATCTGAAAACGATCTTGCAGAGTATCACGAACACGGTCCGCTGAAAGGAATGGCCTTTCAGTCAGAAGTCGAGAAAAAAGCCTTTAAAACTGGAGGTGAAAGTCAAAAAGCACCGGCTCAAAGAATGGTAGATTTTGTGAATCGAAAAGTAAGCCCTACATTAAGGGATACATCGTACCAGCCGGGACTTGTTTCTTCTGATCTGAGAGAATATCTCCCTGATTTTGTGAGTGAGTCATTAAGGCAGGGATTTTTAAATTTTAAGAGGAAAATGCCTGCATATTTTACGAATAGTGCTCAATTGATAGGTGTTGAAAGCAGGACATCATCTCCGGTTAGAATCCCTCGCGACAAAGAAACGTTAGAACATATAAATGTTAAAGCGCTTTATCCTTGCGGGGAAGGAGCAGGATATGCAGGAGGAATTATGTCTGCTGCAATGGATGGTGAAAGATGTGTAGAAAAACTTATTGAATCTTATGGATAA
- a CDS encoding CoA-binding protein, producing MDKKNKKTVIIGATPNPARFAFKAADMFNDYEVPFVPVGIKQGEVFGESIRDIRQKPEVDDVHTVTMYIGPRHQDEWIDYIISLKPERIIFNPGTENYEFYKKAESAGIEPVEACTLVMLSTGQF from the coding sequence ATGGATAAGAAAAACAAAAAAACAGTGATAATCGGTGCAACGCCAAATCCAGCGAGATTTGCCTTTAAAGCTGCGGATATGTTTAATGATTACGAAGTTCCTTTTGTACCGGTAGGTATAAAACAAGGGGAAGTCTTTGGGGAGTCCATTCGCGATATAAGGCAAAAACCGGAAGTTGATGATGTTCATACAGTGACCATGTATATCGGGCCCAGGCATCAGGATGAATGGATCGATTATATAATTTCATTAAAACCTGAAAGAATAATTTTTAATCCCGGGACAGAAAATTACGAGTTTTATAAGAAGGCAGAAAGTGCTGGAATTGAACCTGTTGAGGCCTGTACGCTGGTAATGTTGTCAACCGGTCAATTTTGA
- the gyrB gene encoding DNA topoisomerase (ATP-hydrolyzing) subunit B: MAEKGNNYSAGNITVLEGLEAVRKRPAMYIGDVGIKGLHHLIWEVVDNSIDEALAGYAKNISVTVHKDNSITVEDDGRGIPVDIHKKENKSALEVVMTVLHAGGKFDKDTYKVSGGLHGVGVSCVNALSANLKATVHRDNKIWTQSYECGVPKTQVESIGDTEISGTTIWFKPDTDIFIVSEYKYETIASRLRELAYLNAGIRLKLTDERETDDDGEFLHSEYFSEGGLQEFVEYLDESREKLIPTPIYINKEDGEVPVEVALSYNTSYSENVISYVNNINTIEGGTHIAGFRRSLTRTLKGYADRSGLLERAKVDITGDDFREGLTAVVSVKVAEPQFEGQTKTKLGNSDVSGFVDSAVSEILSDYLEENPKEAKAIVQKVIVAAQARQAARKAREMVQRKNVLTSTALPGKLADCSEKDPTICELYLVEGDSAGGSAKQGRDRGFQAILPLRGKILNVEKAQEYKIYENEEIKNIITALGVSFGTEDDKKALNMEKLRYHKIIIMTDADVDGSHIRTLILTFFFRYMRDLIEKGYLYIALPPLYQLKKGKDVRYCWSEEQRVQIVQELAGNGKEENVGVQRYKGLGEMNPEQLWETTMNPDNRALNQVTIDSAAEADHLFGVLMGDEVAPRREFIEKNAKYANLDV, encoded by the coding sequence TTGGCAGAAAAAGGAAATAATTACTCGGCGGGTAATATTACAGTTCTGGAAGGACTGGAAGCTGTAAGAAAAAGACCAGCCATGTACATTGGCGATGTTGGTATAAAAGGTCTTCACCACCTGATCTGGGAGGTGGTAGATAACTCTATCGATGAGGCGTTAGCCGGGTACGCAAAAAATATATCAGTTACTGTCCACAAAGATAACAGTATCACCGTCGAAGATGATGGACGGGGTATTCCTGTTGATATTCACAAAAAGGAAAATAAGTCTGCACTTGAGGTTGTAATGACCGTACTACACGCAGGTGGTAAGTTCGATAAAGATACTTATAAAGTGTCTGGTGGACTTCACGGTGTGGGTGTATCCTGCGTGAATGCACTTTCCGCAAATTTGAAAGCAACTGTTCATCGTGACAACAAGATCTGGACACAAAGCTATGAGTGCGGTGTGCCTAAGACACAAGTTGAATCTATCGGAGATACGGAGATTTCAGGAACTACTATTTGGTTTAAACCTGATACAGATATTTTCATTGTTTCTGAATATAAGTATGAAACAATTGCTTCAAGACTGAGAGAGTTGGCCTACCTGAATGCAGGGATCAGGCTAAAACTAACTGATGAAAGGGAAACTGATGATGATGGAGAATTTCTTCACAGTGAATATTTCTCAGAAGGTGGCCTTCAGGAATTTGTTGAATACCTTGATGAATCAAGAGAAAAGTTAATTCCAACTCCAATCTATATTAATAAAGAAGATGGTGAGGTACCTGTAGAGGTAGCTTTAAGTTATAATACTTCTTATTCAGAAAATGTTATTTCTTACGTGAATAACATTAATACGATAGAAGGAGGGACTCATATTGCCGGATTTAGAAGGTCTTTAACAAGAACTCTAAAAGGATATGCTGACCGTTCAGGATTACTTGAGAGAGCAAAGGTTGATATTACCGGTGATGACTTTAGAGAAGGACTGACAGCAGTTGTGTCTGTTAAAGTTGCCGAACCTCAATTTGAAGGTCAGACAAAGACTAAACTTGGTAACTCTGATGTTTCGGGTTTTGTAGATAGTGCTGTTTCAGAAATTCTTTCAGATTACCTGGAAGAAAATCCAAAAGAAGCTAAAGCGATCGTACAAAAAGTTATTGTTGCTGCTCAGGCTCGTCAGGCTGCCCGTAAAGCAAGAGAAATGGTACAGAGAAAAAATGTACTTACTTCAACTGCTCTTCCTGGTAAATTAGCCGACTGTTCAGAGAAAGATCCAACTATTTGTGAATTATACCTCGTGGAGGGAGATTCTGCAGGTGGATCAGCAAAGCAAGGTCGTGACAGAGGATTCCAGGCTATTTTACCATTAAGAGGTAAAATTCTTAACGTAGAAAAAGCCCAGGAATATAAGATATATGAAAACGAAGAAATAAAGAATATCATTACAGCGCTTGGTGTATCATTTGGTACTGAGGACGATAAGAAAGCACTGAATATGGAAAAGTTGAGATACCATAAGATTATCATCATGACGGATGCTGATGTTGATGGATCTCATATTAGAACACTTATTCTTACTTTCTTCTTTAGATATATGCGAGATCTTATTGAAAAAGGATACTTATATATTGCTTTACCACCACTTTACCAGCTAAAAAAAGGAAAAGATGTCAGGTATTGCTGGTCTGAAGAACAAAGAGTTCAGATCGTTCAGGAACTAGCTGGAAATGGTAAAGAAGAAAATGTTGGCGTTCAGCGTTACAAAGGTCTTGGAGAGATGAATCCTGAGCAGCTTTGGGAAACAACGATGAACCCTGATAACAGAGCTTTAAATCAAGTTACAATTGACTCTGCAGCGGAAGCAGATCACCTATTCGGAGTATTGATGGGTGATGAAGTTGCACCACGAAGAGAGTTTATCGAGAAAAATGCTAAATATGCTAATCTCGATGTATAA
- a CDS encoding polyphosphate kinase: protein MATIHSKKIEELIQESKYISRDLSWLQFNYRVLDQARKDNRTLIDRLKFLAITSSNLDEFFMIRIGSLYNYIDFGKERIDYSGLSEYPFRDKLFDESHKFFNLQMKAYTKELAPSFKDYGIKVLKFSGLHKKEKEKVTDYFKETVFPMLTPMTYDGMHSFPILMNKVLIFGVVTQSSGNGIQMSKKNTSRSKISFIQIPNNLPRFFEIRRESEIVFIPIEEIVREHISWLFRNVEIISADLFRLTRNGDFTLEESDDIETNFLDELKSKLKTRQTGRVVRIEVESKYNKNLLRFLKKRWNLEDFNIFKAPAGE from the coding sequence ATGGCAACTATTCATTCTAAAAAGATTGAAGAGTTAATACAGGAATCTAAATATATTAGCCGCGATCTTAGCTGGCTACAATTTAATTATCGAGTTCTGGATCAAGCCCGTAAGGATAATAGAACCTTGATCGATCGGCTGAAATTTTTGGCTATTACCAGTTCAAATCTCGATGAATTCTTTATGATAAGAATAGGGAGTTTATACAATTATATAGACTTCGGAAAAGAACGGATTGATTATTCAGGTTTAAGTGAATATCCATTCAGAGATAAGCTATTTGATGAGTCTCATAAGTTCTTTAATCTTCAGATGAAGGCTTATACTAAAGAACTTGCTCCTAGTTTTAAAGATTACGGAATAAAGGTCCTGAAATTTAGTGGTCTGCATAAAAAGGAGAAGGAAAAGGTTACAGATTACTTCAAAGAAACGGTGTTTCCGATGTTAACACCAATGACCTATGATGGTATGCATTCTTTCCCAATCCTTATGAATAAGGTACTGATATTCGGAGTGGTGACTCAGAGTAGCGGCAATGGTATTCAAATGAGTAAGAAGAATACCTCACGGAGTAAAATATCTTTTATTCAGATACCAAATAACCTACCTCGCTTTTTTGAGATCAGAAGAGAAAGTGAAATAGTTTTCATTCCTATTGAGGAAATTGTCAGAGAACATATAAGCTGGTTATTTAGAAATGTTGAGATCATATCAGCTGACTTGTTCAGATTGACTCGTAATGGAGATTTCACACTTGAAGAAAGTGATGATATTGAGACAAACTTTTTAGATGAACTTAAGAGTAAGCTTAAAACACGTCAGACCGGAAGGGTTGTGCGAATTGAAGTCGAATCGAAGTACAATAAAAACTTACTCAGGTTTCTAAAGAAAAGATGGAACCTGGAGGACTTTAATATTTTCAAAGCTCCAGCGGGGGAATAA
- the ppk1 gene encoding polyphosphate kinase 1 — translation MKHNEFKHLLPKSPPPRDPINYHASENEDLMEVLKEKDVLLHHPYNSISPLIELLERSAEDPQVLSIKMTIYRLAKDSRIVEALLKAAENGKNVAVLFEVKARFDEENNIRQANRLRKAGCYVIYGLSAVKTHTKLLNIVRQEGKKVTSYVHLASGNYNEDTATLYTDIGILTTKNEYAHDVSEFFNVITGHSVPGGYETLLTAPRDMREQLISLIRNEADNAKKGVGSGIVIKINSLQDDVIIDELYEASKAGVPIRLIVRGICCLKPGVKGLSENIKVISIVGNYLEHSRIYYFHNSGDPKLYGGSADVMVRSLDRRLESLFLIKDDVIKNYLVNVLYFNLIDNVNSYKMNSDGTYIMKQPLDKEERISVHEAFYSLTEEKLEEVDLLSI, via the coding sequence ATTAAGCATAACGAATTCAAGCATTTACTTCCGAAATCACCTCCGCCAAGAGACCCTATAAACTATCATGCCAGTGAAAATGAGGATTTGATGGAAGTGCTCAAGGAAAAGGATGTGCTATTGCATCACCCATATAATAGCATCAGTCCATTGATCGAATTACTAGAACGATCAGCTGAGGATCCGCAGGTACTATCGATTAAAATGACAATATATCGTCTTGCGAAAGATAGCCGGATAGTAGAAGCATTATTGAAAGCCGCAGAGAATGGTAAAAACGTAGCCGTTCTTTTCGAAGTTAAGGCACGATTTGACGAAGAAAACAATATCAGGCAAGCCAACAGGCTTAGAAAGGCAGGTTGTTATGTAATTTATGGTCTGAGTGCTGTTAAAACTCATACGAAATTACTGAATATCGTGCGTCAGGAAGGTAAGAAGGTTACTAGTTATGTTCACCTTGCCAGTGGTAATTACAATGAAGATACTGCAACTCTTTATACTGATATAGGCATTTTAACCACTAAAAATGAATATGCTCACGACGTATCTGAATTCTTTAATGTAATTACAGGGCACTCTGTACCTGGAGGTTACGAGACATTATTGACAGCCCCGAGAGATATGAGGGAGCAGTTGATATCATTAATCCGTAATGAAGCTGATAATGCTAAAAAGGGTGTTGGCTCCGGAATCGTGATCAAAATTAATTCACTTCAGGATGATGTTATTATTGATGAGCTTTATGAGGCTTCAAAAGCTGGTGTGCCAATTCGATTAATTGTCAGGGGAATCTGCTGCCTGAAACCTGGAGTGAAAGGATTGTCGGAGAATATTAAGGTGATCTCAATTGTAGGTAATTATCTTGAGCATTCGAGAATTTATTATTTCCACAATTCCGGAGATCCTAAACTATATGGTGGCAGTGCAGATGTTATGGTAAGATCACTTGATCGTCGCCTTGAATCGCTTTTCTTAATTAAAGATGATGTGATAAAGAATTACCTGGTAAACGTTCTTTATTTTAATCTGATTGATAATGTTAATTCATATAAAATGAACAGTGATGGTACTTATATTATGAAGCAGCCATTAGATAAAGAAGAACGAATTAGTGTTCACGAAGCGTTTTATAGTTTAACTGAAGAGAAACTTGAAGAAGTAGATTTGTTGAGTATATAA